The Leptospirillum ferriphilum genome has a segment encoding these proteins:
- a CDS encoding sensor domain-containing phosphodiesterase encodes MRKKSAQSYRHLLSLYATLSQVNQAILRVSDEDALYRKICHIATEFGHFRFVWIGVADPARQELLPVAWSGDGARYLREIRIFLHPDKPEGRGPAARAFHTGKMQVVHDFFNDLRTAPWVAAARRHGFQSSIGVPIARGGQNIGVMSLYASEKSYFGPPEQRLIREMALDISFALDYLDNEQKRKAAEAALENTRQKLTLLLDSSLSTNKKHDPLDIMREFGRTALSLTGGLRCSYGLFDQDTLTAERFQNTRWEKDPEAAGHFSRLNRTDRTIVRTPLPEEGAVLLRLPVFGFSDHALGFVELVVSGDQLSLDRDMPFLSTLLAQNGVSLENAFLVQALSRSESRLRVFQKTFESSTASLCICDALQPDFPIIFANDMFFRLTGYSRAETVGKNCRFLQGADREQKSRTEIREALKAGKAIRTLIRNYRMDGTPFMNELSLFPITDPDGTVTHYLGIQNDVTDTLILEKNREIASKVFDMASDGILITDSENRIVLVNRAFTEITGYSQEEVKGKNPRILSSGRQDAFFYQTMWHELLANGYWQGELWNRRKSGELYPEWLSISTRKDKNGRIENHIGIFHDLTGVKESEERIAFLAYHDPLTGLPNRVLLRDRLEYALRQTTRTGKDLGILLLDLDGFKNVNDLSGHHVGDLLLMEVSRRMAGAVRTSDSVGRMGGDEFLILFPDLTGLEELSSIMDRLLEQVRHPFEIEGHSVTLTASGGVTLYPRDNAGIDDLIRHADIAMYSAKNRGKNRIHFYELSMEQSLRSRETLKQELTRALQNGHLHLLYQPQIDIRTGVLIGAEALLRWFHPDGIRLPADFLGTIENDDLSIELGRWVLGEALRQHLQWKQEGQFFRIGVNISPRHFGSGVLEQDLKNLVDVRGIEDLSGLELEITENTLVSDLGEVQKTVRACREMGVHIAFDDFGTGYTSLTMVRTLCPDTLKVDQSFLRSITENPGNRSILESILKIGQGFQAAVIMEGVENARELRLVREIGYHCIQGYLVSPPLLPSQFSSFLQTWQTGRRWENLENPP; translated from the coding sequence GTGAGGAAAAAAAGCGCACAGTCCTACCGCCATCTTCTGAGTCTCTATGCCACCCTGAGCCAGGTGAACCAGGCGATTCTTCGCGTTTCCGACGAGGACGCCCTCTACAGAAAAATTTGCCACATTGCGACGGAGTTCGGCCACTTTCGCTTTGTCTGGATCGGAGTGGCCGATCCAGCCCGTCAGGAACTCCTTCCGGTGGCCTGGTCGGGGGATGGAGCCCGCTACCTCCGGGAGATCCGAATCTTCCTTCACCCGGACAAACCCGAAGGACGGGGACCGGCCGCTCGCGCTTTCCACACCGGAAAGATGCAGGTCGTCCACGATTTTTTTAACGATCTCCGCACCGCCCCCTGGGTCGCGGCGGCAAGGCGCCACGGATTCCAGTCGAGCATCGGGGTTCCCATCGCCCGGGGCGGACAAAACATTGGTGTCATGAGCCTTTACGCCTCGGAAAAATCCTACTTTGGCCCTCCGGAACAGCGTCTGATCCGGGAAATGGCGCTCGACATCAGCTTTGCCCTGGACTATCTCGACAACGAACAAAAAAGAAAAGCGGCCGAAGCCGCTCTGGAGAATACCCGCCAAAAACTGACGTTGCTTCTTGATTCCAGCCTTTCGACCAACAAAAAGCACGACCCCCTCGATATCATGCGGGAATTTGGCCGGACCGCTCTCTCCCTGACCGGTGGCCTCCGGTGCTCCTATGGACTTTTTGATCAGGACACTCTGACCGCCGAACGTTTTCAAAACACCCGATGGGAAAAGGATCCAGAAGCCGCCGGACATTTCTCCCGGCTGAACCGGACAGACCGGACGATTGTGCGCACCCCTCTTCCGGAGGAAGGAGCCGTTCTTCTTCGCCTCCCCGTCTTTGGATTTTCGGACCATGCCCTCGGCTTCGTGGAACTTGTGGTGTCCGGCGATCAACTTTCCCTGGACAGGGACATGCCCTTTCTCTCCACATTGCTTGCCCAGAACGGTGTCTCTCTGGAAAATGCTTTTCTGGTCCAGGCACTCTCCCGCTCCGAGTCCCGCCTCCGGGTGTTCCAGAAGACATTTGAAAGTTCGACGGCCTCTCTGTGCATCTGCGATGCCCTTCAGCCGGATTTTCCGATTATCTTCGCCAATGACATGTTCTTCCGGCTGACAGGATATTCCCGGGCGGAGACAGTCGGGAAGAACTGTCGTTTTTTGCAGGGGGCAGACCGGGAGCAGAAATCCCGCACCGAGATCCGGGAGGCCCTCAAAGCCGGAAAAGCAATCCGGACCTTGATCCGGAATTATCGCATGGACGGAACTCCCTTCATGAACGAACTCAGCCTCTTCCCCATCACGGATCCGGATGGCACCGTCACCCACTATCTTGGCATTCAGAACGACGTGACCGACACACTGATCCTTGAAAAAAACCGTGAAATCGCCTCCAAGGTCTTTGACATGGCCAGTGACGGGATTCTGATTACCGACAGCGAGAACCGGATCGTTCTGGTAAACCGGGCCTTCACGGAAATCACCGGATACAGCCAGGAGGAGGTCAAAGGCAAAAACCCGCGGATTCTCTCCTCCGGCCGGCAGGACGCGTTCTTTTATCAGACCATGTGGCATGAATTACTGGCGAATGGGTACTGGCAGGGGGAGCTCTGGAACCGGCGAAAATCCGGGGAACTTTATCCTGAATGGCTTTCGATCAGTACCCGGAAAGACAAAAACGGCCGGATTGAAAACCATATCGGCATTTTTCATGATCTGACGGGGGTCAAGGAATCCGAAGAGAGAATCGCCTTCCTGGCGTATCATGATCCACTGACCGGGCTTCCCAACCGGGTTCTTCTCCGGGACCGCCTGGAATACGCCCTCCGTCAGACGACCAGAACAGGGAAGGATCTGGGCATTCTCCTTCTGGACCTTGACGGGTTCAAAAACGTGAACGATCTGTCGGGACATCATGTGGGCGACCTTCTCCTGATGGAAGTCTCCCGACGGATGGCTGGAGCCGTTCGGACCAGCGACTCCGTGGGCCGGATGGGCGGCGACGAATTTCTGATCCTGTTTCCCGATCTCACGGGTCTGGAAGAACTGTCTTCCATCATGGATCGCCTTCTGGAACAGGTTCGGCACCCCTTTGAAATCGAAGGCCACTCCGTCACCTTGACGGCCAGCGGAGGCGTTACGCTTTACCCCCGTGACAATGCCGGCATCGATGATCTCATCCGCCATGCGGACATTGCGATGTATAGCGCGAAAAACCGGGGAAAAAACCGGATTCATTTTTACGAATTGTCGATGGAACAGAGCCTCCGTAGCCGGGAAACCCTGAAACAGGAACTGACCCGGGCGCTTCAAAACGGACACCTTCATCTCTTGTATCAGCCCCAGATCGATATCCGGACGGGTGTGCTGATCGGAGCGGAAGCCCTTCTCCGGTGGTTTCACCCGGACGGAATCCGGTTACCGGCCGACTTTCTGGGGACTATCGAAAACGATGACCTGTCCATTGAGCTTGGAAGATGGGTTTTGGGCGAGGCCCTGCGACAGCATCTCCAATGGAAACAGGAAGGACAGTTCTTTCGTATCGGGGTCAACATCTCTCCCCGGCATTTTGGCTCCGGGGTCCTGGAGCAGGATTTAAAAAATCTGGTCGACGTCCGGGGCATTGAAGACCTTTCGGGACTGGAACTGGAAATTACAGAGAACACGCTGGTCAGCGATCTCGGAGAAGTTCAGAAAACGGTTCGTGCCTGCCGGGAGATGGGGGTCCATATCGCGTTTGATGATTTCGGGACCGGGTACACCTCCCTGACCATGGTCCGCACATTGTGTCCTGACACACTCAAGGTCGACCAATCTTTCCTTCGGAGTATCACAGAGAACCCCGGGAATCGCTCAATCCTCGAAAGCATTCTCAAGATCGGGCAGGGATTCCAGGCGGCCGTCATCATGGAAGGGGTGGAGAACGCGAGAGAGCTTCGCCTCGTTCGGGAGATCGGATACCACTGCATACAGGGGTATCTGGTCAGCCCTCCCCTCCTTCCCTCCCAGTTCTCCTCCTTTCTGCAAACCTGGCAAACCGGGCGGCGCTGGGAAAATCTTGAGAACCCTCCGTGA
- a CDS encoding protein phosphatase CheZ, translating to MQILTILTREKKLWGIRLYDIQKILSSDLLIPEHNPVDSVIGRIEEGGEKIVVHDLRKILDTPLTAPPAKILLIGSTTGNRFGLAVEKLGRVLRIQDNSLHPAPALLPGFHCLSGPDIKGLELFVLDPDGSSVEKVLPSNREPSSSESLTSSASDSLPEDFLTQIGKTAREIQKILSLSDSMLDTMKLVENHLPTTSGGLETVSRMTEEAAHTLLAVLEASLEANQDIRNTLQQSGPDPARLQQEIPSIESLLASQETRILEGFEAMVFQDLVGQNLRKITQTLNDLEKRLLSILMEFSPEREGCTPSPSGGEAPSGLAALDLKGVPSESTFSQDSVDKLLSEFGF from the coding sequence GTGCAAATTCTGACGATTCTGACCCGGGAAAAAAAACTCTGGGGCATCCGGCTCTACGATATCCAGAAAATTCTTTCATCTGATTTGCTCATTCCCGAACACAATCCGGTTGACTCTGTCATTGGACGCATCGAAGAAGGCGGCGAAAAAATTGTCGTCCACGATCTCCGGAAAATTCTGGACACCCCCCTGACAGCGCCTCCCGCCAAGATCCTTCTGATCGGCTCGACGACCGGCAATCGTTTTGGTCTGGCGGTTGAAAAACTGGGAAGAGTCCTGCGCATCCAGGACAACAGTCTTCACCCCGCTCCGGCCCTCCTGCCCGGATTTCATTGTCTCAGCGGACCGGATATCAAGGGGTTGGAACTTTTTGTTCTCGATCCGGACGGATCCTCCGTCGAAAAAGTGTTGCCCTCAAACAGGGAGCCGTCCTCTTCCGAAAGCCTCACCTCATCCGCTTCGGACAGCCTTCCGGAAGATTTTCTGACACAAATCGGAAAAACAGCCCGGGAAATCCAGAAGATCCTCTCCCTATCGGATTCGATGCTGGACACCATGAAACTTGTCGAGAACCATCTGCCCACCACATCCGGCGGACTCGAAACGGTCTCCCGGATGACGGAAGAAGCTGCACACACCCTTCTGGCCGTGCTTGAAGCATCCCTGGAGGCGAATCAGGACATTCGGAACACTCTTCAGCAGTCTGGTCCGGACCCCGCGCGTCTTCAGCAAGAAATTCCCTCGATCGAGTCTCTTCTGGCTTCCCAGGAAACACGCATCCTCGAGGGATTCGAAGCGATGGTCTTCCAGGACCTCGTGGGCCAGAACCTCCGGAAGATCACCCAGACCCTCAATGATCTCGAAAAACGCCTTCTCTCCATCCTGATGGAATTTTCGCCTGAACGGGAGGGATGCACCCCGTCCCCGTCTGGCGGGGAAGCCCCTTCCGGTTTGGCAGCCCTGGATTTGAAGGGTGTCCCTTCGGAATCGACTTTTTCCCAGGATTCGGTGGACAAGCTGCTCTCGGAATTCGGCTTCTGA
- a CDS encoding carboxypeptidase-like regulatory domain-containing protein, with the protein MEIPAPGKTVRGDVLRATGHSRSLLFLSALVLLFQTACSSSALRSPEPKGILVTGSLRSGTLTVPKTALYVTERSPSGRNLEVATDLTGHFRFRLPPGTYSLHAAPVSSCPVDNTFIIPPGSPPVHLRVLAPALTFTHCPPSRTIVVGISPPGKSLHKKTRLVVHGFLVPAPGKKASLFLIFQGAGNPVQEVSIEKNGTFDWTPPHPGSFVAQAALAGFCPVYQTFRLQKESHYLILSVHPLGKSGQCSPAEASVYSGAFSLPPIAK; encoded by the coding sequence ATGGAGATCCCTGCCCCCGGGAAGACAGTCCGGGGGGATGTTCTGCGTGCGACCGGCCATTCAAGGTCGCTTCTCTTTCTGTCAGCTCTTGTTCTCCTCTTCCAGACGGCCTGTAGCTCATCCGCCCTTCGCTCTCCCGAACCAAAGGGAATTCTGGTGACGGGCTCCCTCCGGAGTGGAACACTGACGGTCCCGAAAACCGCCCTCTACGTCACGGAGAGATCCCCGTCGGGTCGCAACCTTGAAGTGGCCACCGATCTGACCGGCCACTTCCGGTTCCGTCTCCCTCCGGGGACATATTCTCTTCATGCCGCTCCCGTTTCCTCCTGTCCGGTCGACAACACGTTCATCATTCCTCCGGGAAGCCCGCCCGTGCATCTCCGGGTCCTTGCCCCGGCACTGACCTTTACCCATTGCCCTCCCTCCCGAACCATCGTTGTGGGGATCTCCCCCCCCGGAAAATCCCTCCACAAGAAGACGCGTCTGGTGGTGCATGGCTTTCTTGTGCCCGCTCCGGGGAAGAAGGCCTCCCTCTTCCTGATCTTCCAGGGAGCGGGAAATCCGGTGCAGGAGGTTTCCATCGAAAAGAACGGAACCTTCGACTGGACTCCGCCACATCCCGGTTCATTCGTGGCTCAGGCGGCTCTGGCCGGATTCTGTCCGGTCTATCAGACCTTTCGGCTTCAAAAGGAGAGCCATTATCTGATTCTATCCGTTCATCCTCTCGGAAAAAGCGGACAATGTTCTCCGGCGGAAGCCTCTGTTTATTCCGGAGCCTTCTCGCTTCCGCCGATTGCAAAATAG